TGAGCAATTAATGTTTGCATCGACTAGAGATACGGGTACAATGTCAACACGAATTCACAAATGGAATAACCAACCTTTTTTAGATTTATATACAGGATCTATTGAAGACGATGGACAAGTTAAGTCTGCTAGTAAGTTAAAAGGCCCCGTAAATACAGAGTTTCACGAAAGTACAGCGACTTTCTCTGCAGATGGAACTACTA
This is a stretch of genomic DNA from Leeuwenhoekiella sp. MAR_2009_132. It encodes these proteins:
- a CDS encoding PD40 domain-containing protein, with product MSTRIHKWNNQPFLDLYTGSIEDDGQVKSASKLKGPVNTEFHESTATFSADGTTMYFTRNNFTKNNIKVILTH